The Lynx canadensis isolate LIC74 chromosome D1, mLynCan4.pri.v2, whole genome shotgun sequence genome has a segment encoding these proteins:
- the LOC115526218 gene encoding LOW QUALITY PROTEIN: uncharacterized protein LOC115526218 (The sequence of the model RefSeq protein was modified relative to this genomic sequence to represent the inferred CDS: inserted 2 bases in 2 codons; substituted 6 bases at 6 genomic stop codons), whose amino-acid sequence MGQNQSTPLSLLLANFRDVQTRGQNLSLDIRRSRLITFCRSEWPTFGVGWPTEGTFCLPIVAKVKTKTLLPGKEGHPDQAPYILVWQDLVENPPPWMSPFLSSGSCKILAARSTDPTKPSCPTSRPAGCPQGEPGGREAAAAPEPRRLGAAAEPSPIENETNREGPACRTRGRTQHEPSSRLPDSTVALPLREIGPPDETGNPRLQYWPFSTSDLYNWKTQNARFSDNPRDLIALLESIMFTHQPTWDDCQQLLRILFTTEERERIQLEAWKLVPREDGXPTVNPDLINAAFPLTQPNWDYNAAEGRGRLLIYRQTLMAGVRAAARKPTDLAKVYSVVQGKTESPATFLERLMEAFRQYTPMDPEAPENQAAVVMSFVNQAAYDIKKKLQKLEDLEGKXIQDLLCIAQRVYNNQDAPEDKQLKATREMTKVLATIVQKNQGPTGEQKTCPPRRPLDKDQCAYCKEKGRWIRDCPKKKQLCSGSEPWQTKVAPILFTQDSEXGXRGSDPLPEPRVILQVEGTPVQFLMDTGAQHSVLTSPHGKISDKSSWVQGVTGTKKYPWTTQXTVDLGTGRVTHSFLVIPDSPCPLLGRDLLMKMGAQIHFQPEGPKVTDSQDQPISVLTIQLEDEYRLHQTPPFPEQDIDYWLHWCPEAWAETRGIGLAKHRPALFIEVKPGADPVRVKQYPMSADARLGITPHIRRLLDVGILRPCHSAWNTPLLPVRKPNSGDYRPVQDLREVNKRVMDIHSTVPNPYTLLSTLSPDKQWYTVLDLKDAFFSLPLAPKSQDIFAFEWADPERGINGQLTWTRLPQGFKNSPTLFDEALHEDLSKYRKLNPNASLLQYVDDLLIAAETREACLVGMKNLLQTLGNLGYRTSAKKAQIXKPEVIYLGYLLKEGQRWLNDARKETVLRIPRPTTPGQVREFLGSAGFCRLWIPGFAEMAKPLYAVSKNQPSFEWSAEAEQAFQQIKRALLSAPALGLPDISKPFHLYVDEHKGIAKAVLTQHLGPWPRLVAYLSKKLDPVAAGWSPCLRIIAATALMVKDADKLSLGQELHVTTPHAIEGVLKQPPNRWMSNAQMVHYQGLLLNPLRITYTSPRTLNPASLLPDPDLDSPLHDCANILAQIHGIREDLQDRPLPDAEVTWFTDGTSFVHQGQRYAGAAVTSETEVIWAEALPPGTSAQRAELIALTQALKMGRDRKVTVYTDSRYAFATAHIHGAIYRERRLLTAEGKDIKNRDEILALLVAIWAPKKLAIVHFPGHQKITDPISRGNNLADQTALQVAQKPIPVLPAQLPDPGPRDLPPQPEYSEDDLIWMHRLPMTRVTDGWWRDSRDHLILPEKLGHAILTKIHXLYHLGPRRLQDLIRQSKLVLRNISDQTERVVTACSACQLQNAHPHATTQVHCKRGTLPGXHWEVDFTEVKPGKYGYKYLLVFIDTFSGWTEAFPTKKETAQIIAKKILEEILPRYGFPVMIGSDNGPAFISKVSQGLASLLGVDWKLHCAYRPQSSGQIERMNRTLKETLTKLTMETGANWVELLPYALYRVRNSPYKLGLTPYEIMFGRPTPIIPNLKSNLIQLDQDNSLLSSFRALQRVHEAVWPKLRELYETGPPSTPHQYRPGDWVLVKRHRQENLEPRWKGPYQIILTTPTAIKVDNIPTWIHHTHVKPADPLSDLVGHTDKKTAWTVDRSKNNPLKLTLRRTLPKHDQDNDHYPASPKLQTPEGGTECPR is encoded by the exons ATGGGACAGAACCAGAGTacacctctctcccttcttctggctAATTTCAGGGATGTCCAGACTAGAGGCCAAAACCTAAGCCTGGACATCCGCCGGTCGAGACTTATCACTTTCTGCCGGTCTGAGTGGCCCACTTTCGGGGTGGGCTGGCCTACCGAGGGCACTTTTTGTTTGCCTATAGTTGCTAAGGTCAAGACCAAAACCCTCCTGCCAGGAAAGGAAGGCCACCCAGACCAGGCTCCCTATATCCTCGTCTGGCAGGATCTTGTTGAAAACCCTCCACCCTGGatgtctcccttcctttcctcaggGTCCTGTAAGATTCTCGCGGCCCGCTCCACTGACCCAACAAAGCC CAGCTGCCCCACCAGTCGCCCCGCTGGTTGCCCCCAAGGGGAACCAGGAGGACGGGAAGCAGCAGCTGCACCGGAGCCAAGGAGGCTAGGGGCAGCAGCCGAGCCAAGCCCTATTGAAAATGAAACCAACCGCGAAGGGCCAGCCTGCCGAACTCGTGGGCGCACCCAGCATGAGCCAAGCTCTCGCCTCCCCGACTCCACTGTGGCCCTACCCCTGCGGGAAATAGGACCCCCCGATGAAACGGGCAACCCCCGACTCCAGTACTGGCCCTTCTCCACCAGTGACCTTTATAATTGGAAAACCCAAAATGCTCGGTTTTCTGATAACCCTAGAGATCTTATAGCCCTCCTAGAGAGCATAATGTTCACCCACCAGCCTACCTGGGATGACTGCCAACAGCTTTTGCGAATCCTGTTCACCacggaagaaagggagagaattcaaCTTGAAGCGTGGAAGCTGGTCCCCCGGGAAGATGGTTGACCCACTGTTAACCCTGACCTCATTAATGCAGCGTTTCCCCTGACTCAGCCTAATTGGGACTACAACGCGGCAGAAGGTAGGGGACGACTGCTCATttatcgccagactctaatggcgggTGTCCGGGCTGCAGCACGCAAGCCCACCGATTTGGCCAAGGTGTACTCGGTAGtacaaggtaagacagagagccctgccacctttttagaaagattaatggaaGCCTTTAGGCAGTATACCCCCATGGACCCCGAGGCCCCCGAAAATCAGGCCGCTGTTGTAATGTCTTTTGTAAACCAGGCTGCCTATGACatcaaaaagaaactccaaaaatTAGAGGATTTAGAAGGAAAATAGATCCAGGACTTACTCTGCATTGCTCAGCGGGTATATAATAATCAGGACGCTCCAGAGGATAAACAGCTCAAAGCCACCAGGGAAATGACTAAAGTCTTAGCCACCATAGTTCAGAAAAATCAAGGGCCCACAGGAGAACAGAAAACTTGCCCCCCTAGGCGCCCCCTAGACAAAGACCAATGTGCCTACTGTAAAGAAAAAGGACGTTGGATTCGTGACTGTCCCAAAAAGAAACAACTGTGCTCGGGATCAGAGCCATGGCAAACCAAAGTGGCCCCCATCCTATTTACCCAAGACTCAGAATAGGGATGACGGGGTTCGGACCCCCTCCCCGAGCCCAGGGTAATCCTACaagtggaggggacccctgtGCAATTCCTCATGGACACAGGAGCTCAGCATTCAGTACTCACTAGCCCTCATGGAAAAATCTCTGATAAGTCCTCCTGGGTCCAGGGAGTTACAGGAACTAAAAAATATCCTTGGACCACCCAATGAACCGTGGATCTAGGGACAGGAAGGGTAACCCATTCCTTTTTGGTTATCCCGGATAGTCCCTGCCCCTTGCTGGGAAGAGATCTCCTCATGAAAATGGGAGCTCAGATTCACTTTCAGCCCGAAGGGCCTAAAGTAACTGACTCCCAGGACCAGCCTATCTCGGTCCTCACCATACAACTGGAAGATGAATATCGGCTTCACCAAACTCCACCCTTCCCAGAACAGGATATTGACTACTGGCTCCACTGGTGTCCCGAAGCCTGGGCAGAAACCAGGGGAATAGGGCTAGCGAAACATCGTCCCGCTCTATTCATAGAAGTTAAGCCAGGGGCCGACCCCGTGAGGGTCAAGCAGTACCCCATGTCAGCAGACGCCAGGCTGGGCATCACCCCACACATCCGCCGTCTCCTTGACGTCGGAATCCTTAGACCATGCCATTCGGCGTGGAATACCCCTTTGTTGCCTGTGCGCAAGCCTAACAGTGGAGATTACCGGCCAGTGCAAGACCTAAGAGAGGTCAACAAACGGGTTATGGACATTCACTCTACCGTGCCCAACCCTTATACTCTTCTCAGTACCCTCAGCCCAGACAAACAATGGTACACTGTCCTTGATTTAAAAGATGCCTTTTTCAGCCTGCCTTTGGCCCCCAAGAGCCAAGACATCTTTGCATTCGAATGGGCGGATCCGGAAAGAGGCATAAATGGACAACTCACCTGGACCCGACTTCCACAAGGATTTAAAAATTCCCCTACCCTATTTGATGAAGCCCTCCACGAAGATTTAAGTAAGTACCGGAAATTAAACCCAAATGCGTCTCTCCTACAATATGTAGATGACCTCCTTATTGCAGCTGAGACTCGAGAAGCCTGTCTTGTGGGGATGAAGAACCTCCTGCAGACGCTGGGGAACCTAGGGTACCGCACATCCGCTAAGAAGGCCCAAATCTGAAAACCTGAGGTAATATATCTGGGGTACCTGCTAAAAGAAGGACAGAGATGGCTCAATGATGCCCGGAAAGAGACTGTCCTCCGCATTCCGCGACCCACCACGCCTGGACAGGTGAGAGAATTCCTGGGGTCTGCAGGATTCTGCCGCTTATGGATCCCAGGTTTTGCTGAAATGGCCAAACCCCTTTACGCAGTCTCTAAAAACCAACCATCATTTGAATGGTCTGCGGAAGCTGAGCAGGCATTCCAACAGATAAAGAGAGCCCTCCTATCGGCCCCAGCTCTAGGACTGCCCGATATCTCTAAGCctttccacttatatgtggacgaACATAAAGGCATAGCCAAGGCAGTGCTAACCCAGCATCTAGGTCCATGGCCCAGACTAGTggcctatctctcaaaaaaactgGACCCTGTAGCCGCAGGATGGTCCCCTTGTCTCCGGATAATAGCGGCTACAGCCCTAATGGTTAAAGACGCCGATAAGCTATCCCTGGGCCAAGAGTTACATGTCACCACACCCCATGCCATCGAAGGAGTGCTCAAGCAGCCCCCCAATAGGTGGATGAGCAATGCCCAGATGGTCCACTATCAGGGACTCCTGTTAAATCCCTTGCGTATCACATACACCTCTCCCCGAACTCTAAACCCAGCCTCGCTGCTACCCGACCCTGACCTGGACTCCCCGCTCCATGACTGTGCCAACATCCTAGCGCAGATCCATGGAATAAGGGAAGATCTACAGGACCGGCCTTTACCTGATGCTGAGGTCACCTGGTTCACGGACGGAACCAGTTTCGTCCATCAAGGACAGAGGTATGCGGGGGCAGCAGTGACATCCGAGACTGAAGTAATATGGGCAGAGGCTCTGCCCCCAGGAACTTCTGCCCAAAGGGCAGAACTGATTGCCTTGACACAAGCATTAAAAATGGGGCGGGACCGCAAAGTGACTGTATATACAGACAGCCGGTATGCCTTTGCCACAGCCCATATACATGGGGCAATATACCGTGAGAGGCGACTACTCACTGCTGAAggcaaagatataaaaaatagagatgaaaTTCTGGCCCTATTGGTCGCTATTTGGGCCCCTAAGAAACTGGCCATAGTACATTTCCCGGGTCACCAAAAAATAACTGATCCAATCTCTCGAGGAAATAACCTAGCTGACCAAACTGCACTCCAGGTAGCGCAAAAACCCATCCCAGTATTACCTGCGCAGCTACCAGACCCAGGGCCCCGAGATTTACCCCCACAGCCTGAATACTCAGAAGATGATCTTATCTGGATGCACAGGCTCCCAATGACCAGAGTTACAGATGGATGGTGGAGGGACTCCAGAGACCACCTTATCCTTCCCGAAAAATTGGGCCACGCAATCCTGACAAAAATAC CACTCTACCACTTGGGGCCCCGAAGACTTCAAGATCTCATCAGACAATCCAAACTGGTATTAAGAAACATCTCTGACCAGACAGAAAGGGTTGTGACAGCCTGTTCTGCATGTCAACTCCAGAATGCACACCCACATGCTACAACCCAAGTCCACTGTAAAAGAGGAACCCTACCAG CCCACTGGGAAGTGGACTTCACCGAGGTAAAGCCCGGCAAATACGGCTATAAATACTTACTAGTGTTCATAGACACCTTTTCAGGATGGACTGAAGCCTTCCCAACCAAGAAGGAAACGGCGCAGATTATAGCCAAAAAGATCCTAGAAGAAATCCtgcccaggtatggttttccagTAATGATAGGGTCAGACAATGGACCTGCATTCATCTCTAAGGTAAGTCAGGGACTGGCTTCCTTACTTGGGGTAgattggaaattacattgtgcctaccggccccaaagctcaggacaaatagaaagaatgaatagaacatTAAAAGAGACCCTTACTAAATTGACTATGGAGACTGGCGCTAATTGGGTAGAACTACTCCCCTACGCTCTGTACAGGGTTCGCAATTCCCCATACAAATTGGGCCTTACACCCTATGAAATCATGTTTGGCAGACCCACACCTATCATACCTAACCTTAAGTCAAACCTCATTCAATTAGATCAAGATAACAGCCTTTTATCTTCCTTCAGGGCCCTACAGCGAGTTCATGAGGCCGTGTGGCCTAAACTAAGAGAACTGTATGAGACGGGGCCCCCATCCACACCTCATCAGTACCGCCCGGGAGACTGGGTCCTGGTCAAGCGACACCGACAAGAAAACCTCGAACCCAGATGGAAAGGACCTTACCAGATCATCCTGACAACTCCCACCGCCATCAAGGTAGATAACATCCCTACCTGGATTCACCACACCCACGTTAAACCTGCTGACCCGCTGTCCGACCTCGTGGGACACACTGACAAAAAAACTGCTTGGACTGTAGACCGGAGTAAGAACAACCCCCTCAAACTAACCTTGCGCCGTACTCTCCCTAAACATGATCAAGATAATGATCATTATCCTGCTAGCCCTAAACTTCAAACCCCTGAAGGGGGTACTGAATGCCCCCGTTGA